One Nocardia huaxiensis genomic window, AGCACGGCCGGGCGGGCAATACGCACGCCGATTTCGTGCCCGACGCCATCGTGGACCGGTTCTGCCTGATCGGCACGCCCGACGAGCAATTGGCGCGATTGCGGGAGCTCGAGGAGCTGGGCGTCGACCAGTTCGCGGTGTATCTGCAACACGATGCCAAGACCGCGACGCTGGAGGCTTACGGCGAATCGGTGCTGCCGCGACTGGCGGGACCGGCCACGGCGACGGCGCGGGCGACATGAGCACGCGGGTGGCGTCCCCGGATCGCGTGCCGGAGCCGGGGCGCGGTCCCGATGCCGGGCGGGGCAGTGACGCGGAACCGCCTGTGCGTGAACCGCTTCCATGGCTGCGCTGGATCGTGCTCGGCCTGGCGCGTAGCAAGGGTCTGCTGTATCCGGCCGCCGCGTTCGCGCTGCTGATCGTGGTGTGGGAGGCGGTCAAACTGCTGGTGCCCGCCGATGGCGTGAGCATCGGGGATCAGCGCGTGCTGCCGCGCACCTCCGACGGCGCGCTGCCGCACGTGTGGACGGTGCTCACCGTGCTCGGGGAGCCCGACGGGAAATCCACCGTCGGCGGAACCCTGTTGCGCACCGGCGGATTCACCCTCGAGCTCGCACTGCTGGCGCTCACCCTGGGCACCGTGGTCGGGATCGCGCTGGCCGTGCTCATGCAGCGGTTCGCCTGGGTGGAGCGTGGCCTGCTGCCGTATGTCATTGTCTCCCAGACCATTCCGCTCATCGCCCTCGCCCCGCTGGTGGCGGGCTGGGGCGGCAAGATCCATCTCGGCAGCCAGCCGTGGAAACCGTGGATGAGCATTGTGGTCATCGCGGCCTACCTGGTGTTCTTCCCCGTCGCCGTCGGCATGCTGCGCGGACTGCAATCCCCGGCCAAGGCGTCGGTGGAACTCATGCACAGCTGCGCCGCCGGATGGTGGGGCACCCTGCTGCATCTGCGCCTGCCCGCCGCGGTCCCGCACCTGCTGCCCGCGCTGCGCCTCGGCGCTGCCGCCGCGGTGATCGGCGCGGTCGTCGCCGAGATATCCACCGGCACCGCGGGCGGCATCGGACGGCAGATCATCGTGTTCTCCCAGCAGTCCACCGGCAATGCGGCGCGGCTGTACGCGGCCGTGCTGGCGGCGGCCCTGCTGGGCGTCGTGCTCACCACATTGGTGGGCCTGGCCGAGATCGTCCTGCGCCGGTACAACCGGCCCGGCCGCGTGTGAAAGAGGTTTTCGTGACCGCCGAGCTATCCGCCCCCGGGACCCCGACGGGCCCGACGCCCACCGGCAATCCCGACTCCGAATCGGCCGCCTCGGTGCAGCGTCCGGCCGCAAGCGCTTCGCCGTCGGCGGCGCGGCAGTATCCGGCCGATTCCATTCCCGCCGTGGAGCTGCGCGGCGTCGGCAAGATCTTCACGGCCGGGGCGGTGACCGCGCTGACCGAGGTGACGCTGAGTGTCGCTGCGGGAGAATTCGTTTCGCTGATCGGGCCGTCCGGGTGCGGGAAGTCCACGCTTTTGCGCATCATCGCGGATCTGGAGACCCCGACCACCGGAACCGTTGTGGTGCACGGTAAGACGGCCCGGCGCGCGCGGCTCGATCAGGACTACGGCATCGCCTTTCAGCAGGCCGGGCTGCTCGACTGGCGCAGTGTGCAGGAGAACGTGGAACTCCCGCTGCAACTGCACGGCATGGGCAAGCGCGAACGTCGCGCGCGCAGCGCCGAACTCCTCCGGATCACCGGGCTCACCGATTTCGCGCGCCGCTATCCGGCGGAGCTTTCCGGCGGCATGCAGCAGCGCGTCGCCATCGCCCGCGCGCTCGCGCGCAAACCGCCGCTGCTGCTCATGGACGAACCGTTCGGCGCGCTCGATGAGATGACGCGTGAGCGCATGCAGGGCGAATTGCTGCGCATTGCCGAAGAGACCGGGGCCGCGGTTGTTTTCGTCACGCATTCGATTCCGGAGGCGGTGTTCCTGTCGAATCGGGTGGTGGTGATGTCGCCACGACCCGGTCGCATCACCGCCATTGTCGACACCGGCGGCTGGGGGCGCGACGGCGGCGGGGACGTGCGCTCCAGCGAGGCGTTCTTCGGTTCGGTCGCGGCCGTGCGTGCCGCATTGCGCCAAGGACACGACAGTCCTCCGGAAAACCCTGGGGGAGTTGATATGCGATGACTCGTTACGTCCGGAGCGGGCTGCCGCCGGTGGTGTTCGGGGTGGCGCTGCTGGCGCTGTGGCAGGTGGTCACGGTGGCCGGAGGCGTGCCGTCGTTCCTGCTGCCCGCGCCGGCCGCCATCGCGAAAGCGTTCGGGGACAACACCGATGCCATTGTCGACGCGGCCGTGGCGACGGGGACCAATGCCTTCATCGGCCTGCTCGTGGGTGCGGTGCTGGGCATTGCCGCCGCCGTGCTGGCCGTGCGTTTCCACGTCGTCGACGGGGTGCTCGGTGCGCTGGCCGCCGGTGCCGCGGCCGTGCCCATTGTCGCGCTCGCGCCGCTGCTGAACTCCATGTACTCCACCACCACCGACCTGCCCCGCCGCCTGGTGGCCGCCATCGTGGTGTTCTTCCCGGTATTCGTCAGCACCGCAAAGGGTTTGCGGCAGGTGCCGCGCGTGCACGCCGACCTCATGACCGCCTACGCCGCCACCGGCTGGCAGATCACCCGCACCGTGCGGCTGCCCGCCGCGCTCCCGCACCTGTTCACCGGATTGCGGATCGCCGCCCCGGGCGCGGTGATCGCCGCCATCATCGCCGAATACTTCGGCGGGTTGCAGCACGGCCTGGGCAGCCGGATCACCTCCGCCGCCGCCAATACCGCCTACCCCCGCGCCTGGGCCTACGTCGCCGCCGCCATGGTGCTCGGCCTGGTGTTCCTGGCCGCCGTGCTGGTGCTCGAACAGCTCACCCGACGACCCCGCACCACCCTCTGGAGATCGAAATGAGAAGTACCACAACCCGTCTCAAAGCCTGCGTGGTCGCCGCCACCCTGGCCCTGGCGGCGCTCACCGGCTGCAGCGCCAGCGACAGCGACACCACCGCCGACGGGCTCGCCAAGGTGAAGCTGCAGTTGCAGTGGTTCAAACAGGGCCAGTTCGCCGGGTATCTGGCCGCCGTGTCCCAGGGCTTCTATCGGGAGCAGGGCTTGGAGGTCGAAATCCTGGACGGCGGAACGGATATCGTCCCGCAAACCGTGCTCGCGCAGGGCCAGGCCGACTACGCCATCGCCTGGGTGCCCAAGGCCCTCGCCTCGCGGGAAGCCGGGGCCGGAATCACGAACGTGGCCCAGATCTTCCAGCGTTCGGGCACCAAACAGGTGTCGTTCAAGTCGGCCGGCATCTCCGGCCCCGCTCAACTGCGCGGCAAGAAGGTCGGAAACTGGGGCTACGGCAATGAATTCGAGCTCTTCGCGGGCATGACCCAGGCGGGCCTGAACCCGGCCGAGGATGTCACGCTGGTGCAGCAGCAGTTCGATATGAACGCCTTCCTCTCCCGCGATATCGATGCCGCACAGGCCATGTCGTACAACGAGTACGCGCAGCTGCTGGAAACCAAGAACCCGGCCACCGGAAAGCTGTACACCGCAGACGATTTCACCACCATCGACTGGAACGACCAGGGCGTGGCCATGCTGCAGGACGCCATCTGGGCCAATACCGAGAAGCTGCAGGATTCGGCCTACGCCGATCGGACCGTGAAATTCATCGCCGCCTCGCTGAAGGGCTGGGCCTTCTGCCGCGACAATGTGGCCGCCTGCCGCGACCTCACCGTATCCGCGGGCTCCACGCTCGGCGCCAGCCACCAGGAGTGGCAGATCACCGAGGTGAACAAGCTGATCTGGCCGTCCCCCAACGGAATCGGCGTCGTCGACAAGACCGCCTGGGATCGCACCGTCTCCATCGCCAAGACCACCCGCAATCAGGAGGGCGCGACCGTCCTCACCAAGGACCCGGACGCCACGGCCTACACCGGCGACTACGTCACCAAGGCCCTCGACCTGCTGAGATCCCAGGGCGTCGACGTGGTGGGAGCCGGATACTCCCCGCAGCCCGTGACCCTCGCCGAGGGCGGGAAGTAGCCGGCCCGCGAGACCGGGCGATGGGCTGCCCGATCGCCTCATCGCCCGGCCGCCCCCGGGCTCGAAATCCCAGTACAGCAGCCTGAATTCACTGCTAGATTCGGCGGATATGAAGGTGCAACTGCGGCACAATCCCGCCTCTGCGATTGCCCGCTGCTTCCTCGCCGGAAATGAACCCATGCGGGTCGAGAGCGGAGCCATGGTGGCCCACTCGGCCGGAGTCACGTTGCAGGCCAAGGCGGAAGGCGGCATCCTCGCCGGCCTCAAACGCTCCGTCCTGGCAGGCGAATCCTTCTTCGTCTCCACCTTCACCGCCCCACCCCAGGGCGGGTGGGTGGACGTGGCCCCCGCCCTCCCCGGCGACATGCTCAACCTCCCCATCACCCCCGACCGCCCGTTCTTCATCAGTCGCGGCGGCTGGATAGCCAACTCCCACAACGTCACCATCGAAGCCAAGTGGGGCGGCGTGGCCAACCTCTTCGGCGGTGAGGGCGGCTTCGGCCTGCGCGCCCACGGCGACGGCGAGGTGGTGCTGGGCGTCTTCGGCGCCATCGATGTCATCGACCTGGCCCCGGGCGAACCCGTCACCATCGACACCGGCCACGTGGTCGCCTACGACCTCGCCATGAACTTCACCATTCGCCGCGCCGTGTCCGGCCGCTCGTTGCAATCCCTCAAATCCGGTGAGGGTTTCGTCTTCGACTTCATCGGCCCCGGTCGCGTCCTGCTGCAGACCCGCAACCCCGGCGCGTTCGCCGCCTGGGCCGGCTCGCACGCCTCCTCCGGCTGATTTGGTGTGACATACAACACAGTCCCACTCAATGGGCATAACCCCAGCTGAAACCGGTTCTATCGTGAAATCCTCATCCGGCCCGGCGATCTTTTCCGTCGAAAAGCCACGCCCGGGAATCTGAATCGTGCATGCTTCACATGCCCGACATGTTGTTACACAGATGAGGAGTCTCTCGTGTCCGGTTCTGCTTCGGATCTGCTCGCCGACGTTCTGATCAAGACCATCCAGGGTCTGTTCACCGGCAGCAGCAAGTAAGCCACGCCGAAAGGCCACAGCCCATCGAGTCGCGCGGGACTCGGTGGGCTGTTTTGTGTTCTCGGCGGATCCCGGTGGTTCAGCGGAGGAGATCGGCGATGAGGACTCGGGTATCGGGGACGAAGGGCCAGGCGGGGTCCGCCAGGTGGGAGCGGAGTTCAGCATCGGTCCACCACCAGCCGTCGGCGATTTCCTCGGGTTGATGGGTGACCGGGCCGTCGTGACGGAGTTCGTAGGCGAAGAGGTGGCAGCGCATGGGGCGGCCCTGCCACTCGCCGTCCCAGGAGGCGGTGGCCAGCGGGAGCGGCTTGTCGTCGGTGGGGGACAGGGTGATTCCGAGTTCTTCGGCGAGTTCCCGGATGGCGGCTTCGGCGGGATCTTCGCCGGGGGCGAGGACGCCGCCGGCCAGGCAGTCGTGCATGCCCGCGAAGACCATTTTGGTGTCGGTGCGGCGGTGCACGTACAGGCGTTCGGTATCGCGGGACCGGACGAGAACGCCTGCGCTGGCGTGCCAGAGGCCCTCGGCGTACACGGTGGCGCGGTCTTCGGCGCCTGTTTGGCGGCCCGCGGCGTCGTAGACCGCGATCTGCTCCGGCATGTGGTGCCCCTTCCTGTCCAATGTGCACAGTAGCGGGCACGGGCGAGGAGTCCGGCGTAGCGTCTGGGGCGCAAGCTGTTTCGTCGGAAAGGACCCGATCATGCCGCTACCGAAGGCGTTGGCCAGGATCAATCGGCGGGTGAGCAATCCGGTGCTGGGGATCGGGGCGCGCATCCTGCCCGGGTTCGGAATCGTGGTGCACGCGGGGCGCAAGTCGGGGCGGATCTATCGGACGCCGGTCATGGTGTTCGGGCGCGACGGCGGCTACCGGTTCGCGCTCACCTATGGCCGGGATGTGGACTGGGTCAAGAATATTCGGGCGGCGGGGAAGTTCGAGTTCGAACATCTGGGACGCACGGTGACGGTGACGGATCCGGTGGTGGGGCGGGACGCGTCGGCGTCGTGGGCGCCGCCGGTGGTGCGGCAGGTGCTGGTGGCGTTGCGGGCCGAGTATTTCGTGCAAGCCCGGATCAGTGCGGTGTGAGGCGCAGGACCACGCCGCCCTGCTGCCAGGTCTGGTAGACGTCGGCCTGGTGCGGGGAGCCGTCGGGATCGAAACCTATGCCGTTGAATTCGGCCCAGTTCTTGTTGTGGCGGGCGATGACATCGAAGAGGGGCATGACCGATTCGGCGTCGGTGAGAACCTCGGCGCGGGCGGTGCGCTGCGGGCCGCCCAGCGATAGCCGGACCGGCACGTCCCCACGGATATTGCGGACCCACGAGTATTTCGCCGTGCCCACGAGCAGGTCCTTGCCGTGGCGGGTGTACGCCAGCGGAATGTCGTAGACCTTGCCGGACTTGCGGCCGGTGACCCGCAGGATGAGCAGATAGCGACCGATGAAACCGGAGATCACGGGCACTCGCAACAGCGTGCGCATCACCTTGTTGACGATGCTCTGGTAGGAACGAATGGGCTGCGGGCCGGAGGTGGTCGGCGTGCCAAAGGGATTGCTGCCCGGTGATTGCTCTGTCATGTCGCTCTCCTTCGCTGAAATATGTTGCGCGACAGGTGCATACAGGAGCGAGTATAGGCTTGCCGGGGCGGCTGGCCCGAGCTCACGGCGCCGTCACCGCCGCCTACGCGGCGGCACCGCCCCAGGAGTGGGCGGACCTGTGACTCACGGTTGCGGAGGAACTGTCTGAGACGGATGATGTGGGTATGACGCGTCGGTGGATCGCGGCGGCAACGGGGCTGTCCGGTCGCCGACCCGAAGGTGATGATCATGAACGACAAGGTCGGCGCGGTCGCCCTGCGCCCCCGTGATGTCCGATTCGACTTCTCCGGATCTCCCCTGCACTGGATACCCGGCGAACCTGTTGCCTCGCATGCCATTTCCGGACTCAACCTGATACTCCCGCTTGCCGAACGCGGCTTCGTCGAAATGTTCCGGCGCGCCCTGCCGTACGTCGCGGATGCCGAATTGCGTGAGCAGATGGTCGGATTCATGGGCCAGGAGAGCATGCACGCCGAATCCCACAACCAGGCCACCTGGGAGTTCCTGCAACGCCACGGCATCGACCCCGAACCCATCCTGACCGAGGCCGAATACCTCTTCGACCGTGCCATCGCACGGTTGGACACCCTGCCCGAAACGCTGCGACACCGCGTGGTCGTGCAGATGCTCGCCGGAATCGCCGGCATCGAACACTTCACCGCCATCGGGGGAGACTGGCTGCTCAACCAGGATTTCGACGCGCTCGGCGCGGACCCGGCCCTGACCGACCTGTTCCGCTGGCACGGCGCCGAGGAGGTCGAACACCGCAGTGTGGCCTGGAATGTGGCCCGCTACTTCGGCGCCCGTCGGCCCCGCCTGCTGGCCTTCTACCTCGCCACCAGCGTGGGCCTGCCGGTGTCGCTGATCGCGATCGCGTGGTGGTTGATTCGCCAGGATCCGACCATGGCGAACATGTCGCCCCCGGCCGTGGTCGTCCACGTCAACCGCGGCATGCGCCGCGGCGTGCTGCCGCGCTGGCGGCTGATCGGGCGCGGGTTCGCGCAGTTCGTGCGACCGGATTTCGACCCCGAGGAGATCGGCGACACCGCCCAGGCCGTCGCCTATCTGGCCAAGTCGCCGGCGGCCAAACTGGCGCACGCCTCATGAGCCGAGCGTCCGAACCGCGGACCGTCGACGGTCGCATCGCCGAAATGCGCAGGCGCGGAGTGCCGCCCGCGTTCTGGGCGCCCCTGCGCCGCGATCCGCTGCTCATGGTCGCCGACAAGCTCATCGCGCCCGGCGCGCGGGTGCTGGCCTGGTTCTCGCCTGCGGGCACACCGCGCGCGGAGGTCGAGCGCGCACGGCGTGACCGGACGCGGGAACTGGTGCTGGTGGACCGGCAGGTGGTCGCCGCCGACGAAGACGTGGTGAGTTTCGTCTTCGCGGACCCGCGCGGCGCCGCCCTGCGCTCGTGGCGGCCGGGCGCGCATCTGGATGTGCTGCTGCCGTCGGGCCGGATGCGGCAGTACTCGCTGTGTGGTGACCCGGACGATCCGCTGCACTATCGGATCGCGGTGCGCCGCATAGCGAACGGCGGCGGCTCGATCGAGTTGCACGACCGGCTGCGGGTGGGGGATCGGGTGGGGATTCGCGGGCCGCGCAATGCGTTCCCGCTCGCCCTGCCCGGCAGCCCGCACCGGTTGCGGTTCGTGGCGGGCGGCATCGGCATCACACCCATCCTGGGCATGATGCGCGCCGCCGACCGGGCGGGTGCGGACTGGTCGATGATCTACACCGGGCGGCATCGGGATTCGCTGCCGTTCCTGGACGAGATCGCGCACTACGGCGACCGGGTGACGATACGCACCGACGATGTCGCCGGATTGCCCACGGGTGCGGACCTCGTGCCCGATCTCGCCCCGAATCTCGCCGTGTACGTGTGCGGTCCGCCGCCGCTGCTCGAGGTGGTCGGCGCACGGGTGGCGCGGGCTCCGGACGTGGAGCTGCATCAGGAGCGCTTCAGCCCGCCGCCGATCCGCGACGGAGCGCCGTTCACCGTCCAATTGGGCTGGGGCGGGCCGGTTCTCGATGTTCCGGCGGATCGCACGGTGCTCGACGTCGTGGCGCAGGCGCAACCGGCGGTGTCGTACTCGTGCCGGCAGGGGTTCTGCACCACCTGCAAGGTGCGGGTGCTGTCCGGTGCCGTCGATCACCGCGACACCGTGCTCAATGACGCGCAGCGGGCCCAGGGTGATGCGCTGATCTGTGTCTCGCGGGCGGCGCGCGGGGAACGACTGGTGCTGGATGTGGCGGCCGCCGCCCCGGAACCCGCTGCGGTGGAACGGGATCCGCTGCGGCGCCGGGTAGGATTCGCGCCGGCGCCGCACCGAGCTCAGCGCGCCAGGCTCGCGCGCGCCATCCCGAAACGCATCAGGCTGGGCGGGGTCAGCCGGGTGCCGTAGTAGGCGGCCCACGCCTCCGGGGTGACGGGGACGACGGCCCGATTGTGTTCCACCGCACGGACTATCGCCTTCGCCACCTTGGACGGCGGGTAGCGGCGCAGCCGGTAGGCGGTGTCGAACAGCCGCTGCCGGAACTTCTCCTGCTCACTGGACAGGCCCGAGAACTCGGTCGTGCGAACGATATTGGTGTGCACGATCCCCGGGCACACGGTGCTGACCCCGATCCCGGCGGACGCGAGTTCGGCGCGCAGGCAGTCGGAGAAGGTGAACACCGCGGACTTGCTCGTCGAATACGCGCTGAAACCCTGCTGTGGGGTGTAGGCGGCCATGCTCGACACGTTCACGATATGACCGCCGAATCCCCGGTCCGCCATGAGTTTCCCGAAGGCGCGCGAACCGTGCACGACCCCGAAGAAGTTGATGTCGAGCACCCGCCGGAAGCTCTCGCTGGGTGTGCGCAGGAATGGCGCGGCCTGGGCGACCCCGGCATTGTTGACCACCACATCCGGCACCCCGTGGCGTCGCGCCACCTCCTCGGCGTGCGCCTGCACGGCCTGCTCATCGGACACGTCGAGCTGATACGGGTAGGCGGTGCCGCCGAGGTCGGCGATCATGGCGGCCGTTGCACCGGCGGCGTCGGCGTCGATATCGGAGACCACCACTTCGGCTCCGGCGCGGGCGAAGGCGAGCGCGGTCTCGCGGCCGATGCCCGAACCCGCACCCGTCACCACCACCAGATGATCGTCGAACCGGCGGCCGCGCGGCCGGCCCACCTCGGCGCGGCGCAGTTCGCGGGCGGGTTCCTGTCCCGACACCGCGTCGATGAGCTGAATGGTCGCGTACGCCACGGCTTCCGGATGCGAATACGGCACCCAGTGCCCGGCGTCGAGGTCCCGCCGCCACAGCTGCTCGGTCCACCGGTGCTCGTCGTCGAAGACCGAAGGCCGCACGGCCGGATCGTATTTCGCGACCAGTAGCTGCACCGGCACCTTGGTGTGCCGTTCCCGTGCCCGGAACACCTTGCCCACCACCAGATTCGCGCGATAGATGCGCAGGCCGTTGGCGGCATCCTCGGTGAAGGTGTCCGAGAGCGTGACCCGATCACCGGGAGTGCCCTGCGCCAGGCGTAATCCGAGCCGGAAACCCTGCTCGCGGAACGCCATTCGCATGGCGGCCGCCGGCAGCACCGGCGTCATGAAGGCGAACTGGTACACCACCGACGCCAGCTGGGCCAGCGGCGCGGCCAGATTCCCGGGTGTCGGACGCATGAAGCGCTCTCGCGCCCACTTGCCCGCATGATCGAGATTCGGCCCGGACACCGAGGTGAACGAGGCGATGCGCTGCTCGGCATCGGGCTCGCACACGGCGTCCCAGGCGGTCACCGATCCCCAGTCGTGCGCGAGCACATGCACCCGCTCACCCGGGCTCACCGCGTCGATCACCGCGAACAGATCCGAGGCCAGCTCCGAGATCCGGAAGGCGCGATAGTCGCTCGGATTGGTGGTGCGCCCGTGCCCGCGGGTGTCGTAGGAGACGACGTGGAAGCGGTCGCGCAGATGCGGAATCACGTTGTCCCACAGGTGATGTGTATCCGGCCAGCCGTGCACCAGCACAATGGTCGGGCCGTCGGGTTTCCCCTGCTCGTAGACGGCGATATCGATCTCGCCATTGCGTACGTAGCGTTCGCGGGTGTCGGTCTGCGGCGTCATTGCTGCTCTCCCTGTGGAACGGATCCTTGAGAGAGATTGTCTCAGACAATTCGAGCGGATGGTACGGCCGCAGCGACCGGCCGTACCATCCGATCCCGGAACCCCCCGGGTCTAGTGGGTGAACGCACCCGCCGGAGCCAGCGGCAGCACCAGGCTCGACGGCCACACCGCATTGCGCTGAATCAGCTGCGAGGTGCCCAGCAGGCGCGGCAGATCCGTCGGAATCGGCATGGTGGACGGGAAGGTGCCGGTCGAAATCCGCACGCGCAGTGCATGTCCCGGTTCCAGGCGATGGAACGCGGGCCGCAGCTTGATCTCCAGCTTCACGACCTCGCCCGGTGTCAGCAGCTGCTCGGTCTCCTTGGTGAGTACGTGCTCGGGCGCGTAGACGGTGCCGTCGGCCGCACGCCAGGTCTTCTCGTCGTTCAGCGTGCGCTGACTCGCCAATTGCGAACCGCCCGTAATGTTCACGGCCGTGCCGTCCGGCGCGACATCGTCGAGCCACACCTGGAAGGCGGCATCGGTGCCGGTCGACGAGGCGTACAGGGTGAGGCTCGACGGCCCGGCCAGCACGGTCGGCTCGGTCACCGGATCCATGGTGTAGCGCGGCCCGGCCGTCGGCTCCTGCACCACTTCCGTGCACGGGTTGTAGGCGGTGAACACACGGAACAAGAAGTCCAGCAGACCACCGGTGTACTGCGCCATCGTCTGCCGGTTGCACAGATTGTCGATGCCGCTGTAGCTGATCTGATCCGCGCCGTCGGTGGCGGCGGGCCGCTGGGCCGACAGGCGGTCACCGTCGAACCAGCGCTCGGTCACCGTCGCCTGCTCGAACGGGTAGCGCGCGGTATCCGCGGCATTGTTGTTCGCATCGATGACATGCAACGGCTTCTCGGTCTCGTCGATGCCATTGCGAATGTCCTTGAGCCAGCGGTCGAACCACGCCAGCGTGATCATATTCGTATCCAGCCGCGATCCCGGGCCGACGCCCAACCCGACGTGATACCAAGGGCCCATGAGCAATTGGTACCGCCCGTCGGCCTGCTGATCGGAAGCCATGGGCGCGAACTGATCCCGCCCGGCGGCGAGATTCTGCAGCTGCGAGTAATTGCGCAGCGGCCCTTCCTGATACAGATCCCAGAAGCCGCCCACCTGGTACATGGCGATTCCCTTGTCCACCAGATTGTTCAGGTCGGTTTCGAAACGCCGCTCCTGCCACCATGAGGTGTCGTAGGCCAGCGGACCGCCCAGGTACGCCTCGATGAGCAGTTTGATGGTGCTGTCCGAGGACACCAGCGCCTGCAGGTGATCCACCAG contains:
- a CDS encoding NUDIX hydrolase; the protein is MPEQIAVYDAAGRQTGAEDRATVYAEGLWHASAGVLVRSRDTERLYVHRRTDTKMVFAGMHDCLAGGVLAPGEDPAEAAIRELAEELGITLSPTDDKPLPLATASWDGEWQGRPMRCHLFAYELRHDGPVTHQPEEIADGWWWTDAELRSHLADPAWPFVPDTRVLIADLLR
- a CDS encoding nitroreductase family deazaflavin-dependent oxidoreductase; the encoded protein is MPLPKALARINRRVSNPVLGIGARILPGFGIVVHAGRKSGRIYRTPVMVFGRDGGYRFALTYGRDVDWVKNIRAAGKFEFEHLGRTVTVTDPVVGRDASASWAPPVVRQVLVALRAEYFVQARISAV
- a CDS encoding nitroreductase/quinone reductase family protein, with protein sequence MTEQSPGSNPFGTPTTSGPQPIRSYQSIVNKVMRTLLRVPVISGFIGRYLLILRVTGRKSGKVYDIPLAYTRHGKDLLVGTAKYSWVRNIRGDVPVRLSLGGPQRTARAEVLTDAESVMPLFDVIARHNKNWAEFNGIGFDPDGSPHQADVYQTWQQGGVVLRLTPH
- a CDS encoding ABC transporter permease, translated to MTRYVRSGLPPVVFGVALLALWQVVTVAGGVPSFLLPAPAAIAKAFGDNTDAIVDAAVATGTNAFIGLLVGAVLGIAAAVLAVRFHVVDGVLGALAAGAAAVPIVALAPLLNSMYSTTTDLPRRLVAAIVVFFPVFVSTAKGLRQVPRVHADLMTAYAATGWQITRTVRLPAALPHLFTGLRIAAPGAVIAAIIAEYFGGLQHGLGSRITSAAANTAYPRAWAYVAAAMVLGLVFLAAVLVLEQLTRRPRTTLWRSK
- a CDS encoding ABC transporter ATP-binding protein, whose product is MTAELSAPGTPTGPTPTGNPDSESAASVQRPAASASPSAARQYPADSIPAVELRGVGKIFTAGAVTALTEVTLSVAAGEFVSLIGPSGCGKSTLLRIIADLETPTTGTVVVHGKTARRARLDQDYGIAFQQAGLLDWRSVQENVELPLQLHGMGKRERRARSAELLRITGLTDFARRYPAELSGGMQQRVAIARALARKPPLLLMDEPFGALDEMTRERMQGELLRIAEETGAAVVFVTHSIPEAVFLSNRVVVMSPRPGRITAIVDTGGWGRDGGGDVRSSEAFFGSVAAVRAALRQGHDSPPENPGGVDMR
- a CDS encoding SDR family oxidoreductase — encoded protein: MTPQTDTRERYVRNGEIDIAVYEQGKPDGPTIVLVHGWPDTHHLWDNVIPHLRDRFHVVSYDTRGHGRTTNPSDYRAFRISELASDLFAVIDAVSPGERVHVLAHDWGSVTAWDAVCEPDAEQRIASFTSVSGPNLDHAGKWARERFMRPTPGNLAAPLAQLASVVYQFAFMTPVLPAAAMRMAFREQGFRLGLRLAQGTPGDRVTLSDTFTEDAANGLRIYRANLVVGKVFRARERHTKVPVQLLVAKYDPAVRPSVFDDEHRWTEQLWRRDLDAGHWVPYSHPEAVAYATIQLIDAVSGQEPARELRRAEVGRPRGRRFDDHLVVVTGAGSGIGRETALAFARAGAEVVVSDIDADAAGATAAMIADLGGTAYPYQLDVSDEQAVQAHAEEVARRHGVPDVVVNNAGVAQAAPFLRTPSESFRRVLDINFFGVVHGSRAFGKLMADRGFGGHIVNVSSMAAYTPQQGFSAYSTSKSAVFTFSDCLRAELASAGIGVSTVCPGIVHTNIVRTTEFSGLSSEQEKFRQRLFDTAYRLRRYPPSKVAKAIVRAVEHNRAVVPVTPEAWAAYYGTRLTPPSLMRFGMARASLAR
- a CDS encoding metal-dependent hydrolase, which gives rise to MNDKVGAVALRPRDVRFDFSGSPLHWIPGEPVASHAISGLNLILPLAERGFVEMFRRALPYVADAELREQMVGFMGQESMHAESHNQATWEFLQRHGIDPEPILTEAEYLFDRAIARLDTLPETLRHRVVVQMLAGIAGIEHFTAIGGDWLLNQDFDALGADPALTDLFRWHGAEEVEHRSVAWNVARYFGARRPRLLAFYLATSVGLPVSLIAIAWWLIRQDPTMANMSPPAVVVHVNRGMRRGVLPRWRLIGRGFAQFVRPDFDPEEIGDTAQAVAYLAKSPAAKLAHAS
- a CDS encoding ABC transporter permease; translation: MREPLPWLRWIVLGLARSKGLLYPAAAFALLIVVWEAVKLLVPADGVSIGDQRVLPRTSDGALPHVWTVLTVLGEPDGKSTVGGTLLRTGGFTLELALLALTLGTVVGIALAVLMQRFAWVERGLLPYVIVSQTIPLIALAPLVAGWGGKIHLGSQPWKPWMSIVVIAAYLVFFPVAVGMLRGLQSPAKASVELMHSCAAGWWGTLLHLRLPAAVPHLLPALRLGAAAAVIGAVVAEISTGTAGGIGRQIIVFSQQSTGNAARLYAAVLAAALLGVVLTTLVGLAEIVLRRYNRPGRV
- a CDS encoding TIGR00266 family protein; amino-acid sequence: MKVQLRHNPASAIARCFLAGNEPMRVESGAMVAHSAGVTLQAKAEGGILAGLKRSVLAGESFFVSTFTAPPQGGWVDVAPALPGDMLNLPITPDRPFFISRGGWIANSHNVTIEAKWGGVANLFGGEGGFGLRAHGDGEVVLGVFGAIDVIDLAPGEPVTIDTGHVVAYDLAMNFTIRRAVSGRSLQSLKSGEGFVFDFIGPGRVLLQTRNPGAFAAWAGSHASSG
- a CDS encoding ABC transporter substrate-binding protein; this translates as MRSTTTRLKACVVAATLALAALTGCSASDSDTTADGLAKVKLQLQWFKQGQFAGYLAAVSQGFYREQGLEVEILDGGTDIVPQTVLAQGQADYAIAWVPKALASREAGAGITNVAQIFQRSGTKQVSFKSAGISGPAQLRGKKVGNWGYGNEFELFAGMTQAGLNPAEDVTLVQQQFDMNAFLSRDIDAAQAMSYNEYAQLLETKNPATGKLYTADDFTTIDWNDQGVAMLQDAIWANTEKLQDSAYADRTVKFIAASLKGWAFCRDNVAACRDLTVSAGSTLGASHQEWQITEVNKLIWPSPNGIGVVDKTAWDRTVSIAKTTRNQEGATVLTKDPDATAYTGDYVTKALDLLRSQGVDVVGAGYSPQPVTLAEGGK